The Daucus carota subsp. sativus chromosome 2, DH1 v3.0, whole genome shotgun sequence genome includes a window with the following:
- the LOC135150398 gene encoding uncharacterized protein LOC135150398 has translation MVTDNGTQFNNAEFKIAHLQANGQAEVANRIILDGLKKRVEKAHGSWADELLPILWAYRTTCKVSTGATPFQLDYGAEAVVPLEITHTSSKVQQYELEANEEGMRLALDMIDEIRDEAHAKIVENQKRASYYNLWVKERYFREGDLVLRKIEASGVGPKGKMTPH, from the exons ATGGTAACAGACAATGGAACCCAGTTCAATAATGCCGAATTCAAAA TTGCCCATCTTCAAGCTAATGGACAGGCTGAGGTGGCTAACAGGATAATCCTCGACGGATTAAAAAAGAGAGTTGAAAAAGCCCACGGATCATGGGCGGACGAGTTACTACCTATACTTTGGGCGTATCGGACAACTTGCAAAGTTTCCACTGGAGCGACCCCTTTTCAGTTAGATTACGGAGCCGAGGCAGTAGTGCCACTTGAAATCACGCACACTTCCTCCAaggtccagcagtatgagctAGAAGCCAATGAAGAAGGTATGCGACTTgcccttgatatgattgatgaaatccgtgatgaagctcatgctaagattgtggaaaaccagaagCGAGCTTCTTACTACAACCTATGGGTTAAAGAACGATACTTTCGAGAAGGAGATCTGGTACTCAGAAAGATTGAGGCTTCTGGGGTAGGCCCCAAAGGCAAGATGACTCCCCATTGA